A window of the Buchnera aphidicola (Tetraneura ulmi) genome harbors these coding sequences:
- the pgi gene encoding glucose-6-phosphate isomerase: MKYIDPVSTQSWKNLKLHFNEIKNVHLKDFFKTDTSRFNNFSFFFKNKMLIDFSKNRITRCTINYLLQLAREMNLEEEIQSMFSGKKINYTENRSVLHVLLRNRNKKTILVNGENIVSKVNYVLEKMKNFSEKVISGEIKGYTGKTITDIVNIGIGGSSLGPNMVIEALSPYKNHLNIHFVSNIDGTHINQVLKKINSKTTLFLVASKTFTTEETMINAYTARNWFLEKTGNIQFVKKHFIALSMNFLEVKKFGIIKDYYFEFWDWVGGRYSLWSSIGLSIILSIGFKNFVDLLSGANDMDQHFLNSDLEDNIPVILALISIWYNNFFKFETEAIFAYDQNLNKLATYLQQLNMESNGKSVSRNGIKVNWETGPIIWGEAGTNGQHAFYQLMHQGTKIIPSDFIAAVNTHDKLYDHHKRLFSHFLAQTKSLAFGKSIEELKENFLNEKMETKEIEKIVPFRIFEGNRPSNSFLFEKITPYNLGLLLSVYEHKVFTQGIIFNIFSFDQWGVELGKKAANNIFSILKENKAFNAISYDSSTRNLINAYYSWIK, from the coding sequence ATGAAATATATTGATCCTGTTTCTACTCAGTCATGGAAAAATTTAAAATTACATTTTAATGAAATAAAAAATGTTCATTTAAAAGATTTTTTTAAAACTGATACATCTCGTTTTAATAATTTCTCTTTTTTTTTCAAAAACAAAATGTTAATAGATTTTTCTAAAAATAGAATTACAAGGTGTACAATCAATTATTTATTACAGTTAGCTAGAGAAATGAATTTAGAAGAAGAAATTCAATCGATGTTTAGTGGTAAAAAGATTAATTATACGGAAAATAGATCTGTATTACATGTTTTGTTGAGAAATAGAAACAAAAAAACAATTTTAGTTAATGGAGAAAATATTGTTTCTAAAGTTAATTATGTTTTAGAAAAAATGAAAAATTTTTCAGAAAAAGTTATTTCAGGTGAAATAAAAGGATATACAGGGAAAACAATAACAGATATAGTAAATATTGGCATAGGAGGATCTAGTTTAGGACCTAATATGGTTATAGAAGCTTTATCTCCATATAAAAATCATTTGAATATACATTTTGTATCAAATATAGATGGAACACATATTAATCAAGTTTTAAAAAAAATAAATTCAAAGACTACATTGTTTTTAGTAGCGTCTAAAACGTTTACTACAGAAGAAACAATGATAAATGCTTATACAGCAAGAAATTGGTTTTTAGAAAAAACAGGAAATATTCAATTTGTTAAAAAACATTTCATAGCATTGTCAATGAATTTTTTAGAAGTTAAAAAATTTGGAATTATTAAAGATTATTACTTTGAATTTTGGGATTGGGTTGGAGGACGTTATTCTTTATGGTCGTCAATTGGACTTAGTATTATTCTTTCTATTGGTTTTAAAAATTTTGTTGACTTATTATCTGGTGCAAATGATATGGATCAACATTTTTTAAATTCAGACTTAGAGGATAATATACCTGTAATATTAGCTTTGATTAGTATTTGGTATAATAATTTTTTTAAATTTGAAACAGAAGCTATTTTTGCTTATGATCAAAATTTGAATAAGTTAGCTACGTATTTACAGCAATTGAATATGGAATCTAATGGTAAATCAGTAAGTAGGAATGGAATTAAAGTAAATTGGGAGACAGGTCCAATTATTTGGGGAGAAGCTGGAACTAATGGACAACATGCATTTTATCAATTAATGCATCAAGGAACTAAAATAATTCCATCGGATTTTATTGCTGCAGTAAATACACATGATAAATTATATGATCATCATAAAAGATTGTTTTCACATTTTTTAGCTCAAACTAAATCTTTAGCTTTTGGTAAATCTATTGAAGAATTAAAAGAAAATTTTTTAAATGAAAAAATGGAAACAAAAGAAATAGAAAAAATTGTTCCATTTCGTATTTTTGAAGGAAACAGACCTTCTAATTCTTTTTTATTTGAAAAGATAACTCCTTACAATTTAGGATTGCTATTGTCTGTTTATGAACATAAAGTTTTTACACAAGGAATAATATTTAATATTTTTAGTTTTGATCAATGGGGTGTTGAACTAGGAAAGAAAGCAGCAAATAATATTTTTAGTATTTTAAAAGAAAATAAAGCTTTTAATGCTATTAGTTATGACTCTTCTACTAGAAATTTAATTAATGCATATTATTCTTGGATTAAATAA
- the rpsF gene encoding 30S ribosomal protein S6, whose product MRNYEIVIMIHPDYSEKVTSFINEYKNMILKDNGKIHRIEDWGRRQLSYKINNLHKAHYLLMNIEVYPLLIKKLEEKFRFNDIIIRNLITLVKKPISNVSVILKKEKENKKVIQDESNTFKKSILPPNRI is encoded by the coding sequence GTGCGAAATTATGAAATTGTTATTATGATTCATCCAGATTATAGTGAGAAGGTAACTTCTTTTATTAATGAATATAAAAATATGATTTTAAAAGATAATGGTAAAATACATCGAATAGAAGATTGGGGTAGAAGACAATTATCTTATAAAATAAATAATTTACATAAAGCACATTATTTATTAATGAACATTGAAGTTTATCCATTATTAATAAAAAAATTGGAAGAAAAATTTCGTTTTAATGATATAATAATTAGAAATTTAATCACTTTAGTAAAAAAACCTATATCTAATGTTTCTGTTATATTAAAAAAAGAGAAAGAAAATAAAAAAGTAATACAAGATGAATCAAATACTTTTAAGAAAAGTATTTTACCTCCTAATAGAATTTAA
- the dut gene encoding dUTP diphosphatase, which produces MKIVNFKVLDPRIGKEIPYPKYVTDGSSGIDLRACIEKKKVIYPNSTFMVKTGISVYISDPKITAVILPRSGLGHNFGIVLGNLVGLIDSDYKGELLVSIWNRSIDKKFIIFPGDRIAQMVFLPVIKVKLNRVMKFPSCNKKNSRKEKGFGHSGIK; this is translated from the coding sequence ATGAAAATAGTTAATTTTAAAGTATTAGACCCAAGAATAGGAAAAGAAATTCCTTATCCTAAATATGTTACTGATGGATCATCAGGAATTGACTTAAGAGCGTGTATAGAAAAAAAAAAGGTTATTTATCCTAATTCAACGTTTATGGTTAAAACTGGAATATCAGTATATATTTCTGATCCTAAAATCACAGCAGTTATTTTACCTAGATCTGGTTTAGGTCATAATTTTGGAATTGTTTTAGGAAATTTAGTTGGTTTAATTGATTCTGATTATAAAGGTGAATTATTAGTTTCTATTTGGAATCGTAGTATTGATAAAAAATTTATTATATTTCCAGGAGATAGAATTGCACAAATGGTTTTTTTACCTGTTATAAAAGTTAAATTAAATAGAGTAATGAAATTCCCTTCTTGCAATAAGAAGAATAGTAGAAAGGAGAAAGGATTTGGTCATTCTGGAATAAAATAA
- the miaA gene encoding tRNA (adenosine(37)-N6)-dimethylallyltransferase MiaA gives MEITDKKKLPIVVFLMGTTASGKSELAIQLSNLFPCDIISVDSALIYRGMNIGTDKPDSKTLLSYPHKLINIRDPIDIYTIENFRQDALREIERSIFFRHRIPILIGGTMLYYKVLLHGLSSLPISNYSLKRDSNAKLNSLYSYEYLKSIDPISASRIHKNDKKRIFRAIEVFLKSKKTLSNLYSNVIPYNFPYTVLQFFLYPFNKSLLYYRIESRFKKMLDQGFELEFEKLFFRGDLNSNLPSMKCIGYRQMWKYFLKEITYDEMINSSIISTKRLVKKQITWSKKWKDLFFLNSGDFLNSLNFIQKTISRIIKK, from the coding sequence ATGGAGATAACAGATAAAAAAAAATTACCAATTGTTGTATTTCTTATGGGAACTACAGCTAGTGGAAAAAGTGAATTAGCAATTCAGTTATCTAATTTATTTCCCTGTGATATTATTAGTGTTGATTCAGCTTTGATTTATAGAGGAATGAATATTGGTACAGATAAACCAGATTCTAAAACATTATTGAGTTATCCTCATAAATTAATTAATATTCGTGATCCAATAGATATTTATACAATAGAAAATTTTAGACAAGACGCTTTAAGAGAAATAGAAAGATCGATTTTTTTTAGGCATCGAATTCCTATTTTAATTGGTGGAACGATGCTATATTATAAAGTTTTATTACATGGTTTATCTTCTCTTCCTATTTCAAATTATTCTTTAAAAAGAGATAGTAATGCTAAATTAAATTCTTTATATTCATATGAATATTTGAAATCTATTGACCCTATATCAGCTAGCAGAATTCATAAAAATGATAAAAAAAGAATATTTCGTGCTATTGAAGTTTTTTTAAAATCTAAAAAAACTTTAAGTAACTTATATTCCAATGTTATACCTTATAATTTTCCATATACTGTTTTACAATTTTTTTTATATCCATTTAATAAAAGTTTATTATATTATAGAATTGAATCTCGTTTTAAAAAAATGTTAGATCAAGGTTTTGAATTAGAATTTGAAAAACTTTTTTTTAGAGGTGATTTAAATTCTAATTTACCTTCGATGAAGTGTATTGGATATAGACAAATGTGGAAATATTTTTTAAAAGAAATTACATATGACGAAATGATTAATAGTTCAATAATTTCTACTAAGAGATTAGTTAAAAAGCAAATTACTTGGTCTAAAAAATGGAAAGATTTGTTTTTTTTAAACAGTGGTGATTTTTTAAATTCTTTAAATTTTATTCAAAAAACTATTAGTAGAATAATTAAAAAATAA
- the hslU gene encoding HslU--HslV peptidase ATPase subunit, whose protein sequence is MSEMTPREIVKELNKYIIGQETAKRAVSIALRNRWRRMQLNDELKNEITPKNILMIGPTGVGKTEIARRLAKLANAPFIKVEATKFTEIGYVGKEVDSIIRDLTDSAIKMIRMQEIKKNKKKAKKLAEERILDVLVPLPKKNWEEDKSEKKPESTIQLFRKKLQEGKLKDKEIEINVAAMPVGVEIMAPPGMEELTNQLQSLFQNLNGRKKNRRKLKIKDAMKLLTDEEAAKLINLEDIKQKAINAVEQHGIVFIDEIDKVCKRGNSSSSGTDVSREGVQRDLLPLVEGCTVSTKHGMVKTDHILFIASGAFQTATPADLIPELQGRLPIRVELKVLTIEDFERILTEPNASITVQYKALLKTEGININFTKEGIRAIAEAAWKVNESMENIGARRLHTILEKLMEDISFYGFEKYNSEEIKIDPSYVGKHLNKLVYNKDLSRFIL, encoded by the coding sequence ATGTCTGAAATGACTCCTAGAGAAATTGTTAAAGAACTTAATAAATATATCATTGGTCAAGAAACTGCAAAACGAGCAGTATCAATTGCACTTCGAAATAGATGGCGTCGTATGCAATTAAACGACGAACTAAAAAATGAAATTACTCCTAAAAACATACTAATGATAGGACCAACTGGAGTTGGTAAAACAGAAATTGCTAGAAGACTAGCAAAATTAGCCAATGCACCTTTTATTAAAGTAGAAGCAACTAAATTTACTGAAATAGGCTATGTTGGAAAAGAAGTAGATTCAATAATTAGAGATTTAACCGATTCAGCTATAAAAATGATTCGAATGCAGGAAATTAAAAAAAATAAAAAAAAAGCAAAAAAATTAGCTGAAGAAAGAATATTAGATGTTCTTGTACCTTTACCAAAAAAAAATTGGGAAGAAGATAAATCCGAAAAAAAACCAGAATCTACAATACAACTATTTAGAAAAAAACTACAAGAAGGAAAATTAAAAGATAAAGAAATAGAAATTAATGTTGCAGCAATGCCTGTAGGGGTTGAAATAATGGCTCCTCCTGGAATGGAAGAACTAACTAATCAATTACAATCTTTATTTCAAAATTTAAATGGAAGGAAAAAAAACAGAAGAAAACTAAAAATTAAAGACGCAATGAAATTATTAACAGATGAAGAAGCCGCTAAACTTATTAATTTAGAAGATATAAAACAAAAAGCAATTAACGCGGTAGAACAACATGGAATTGTATTTATAGATGAAATAGATAAAGTATGTAAAAGAGGTAATTCTTCATCCAGTGGAACAGATGTTTCAAGAGAAGGAGTACAACGAGATTTGCTCCCTCTAGTAGAAGGTTGTACCGTTTCTACAAAACATGGAATGGTAAAAACTGACCATATTTTATTCATTGCTTCTGGAGCATTTCAAACTGCAACTCCAGCAGATCTAATTCCAGAATTACAAGGACGTCTTCCTATCAGAGTTGAATTAAAAGTATTAACAATAGAAGATTTTGAAAGAATATTAACAGAACCTAATGCTTCTATTACAGTTCAATATAAAGCACTTTTAAAAACTGAAGGAATAAATATTAATTTTACTAAAGAAGGTATAAGAGCTATTGCAGAAGCAGCTTGGAAAGTAAATGAATCTATGGAAAACATAGGAGCCAGAAGATTACATACAATTTTAGAAAAATTAATGGAAGATATTTCTTTTTATGGATTTGAAAAATATAATTCAGAAGAAATTAAAATAGATCCATCCTATGTAGGTAAACATTTAAATAAATTGGTTTATAATAAAGATTTGAGTAGATTTATTTTATAA
- the rpmE gene encoding 50S ribosomal protein L31, with translation MKKKIHPNYSEITAFCSCGNKRKIFSTIGKNIHLDVCSECHPFYTGKQRNADTGGRIEKFNKKFNFL, from the coding sequence ATGAAAAAAAAGATTCATCCAAATTATAGTGAAATTACGGCTTTTTGTTCTTGTGGTAATAAAAGAAAAATTTTTTCTACAATTGGGAAAAATATTCATTTAGATGTTTGTTCGGAGTGTCATCCATTTTACACCGGAAAACAAAGAAATGCTGATACAGGAGGTAGAATTGAAAAATTTAATAAAAAATTTAATTTTTTATAA
- the rpsR gene encoding 30S ribosomal protein S18, whose amino-acid sequence MIRYFRRKKFCRFTAEGIKEIDYKDIDILKSFITESGKIVPSRITGTKSKYQRQLSKAIKKARFLSFLPYTDRHQ is encoded by the coding sequence ATGATTCGTTATTTTAGAAGAAAAAAATTTTGTCGTTTTACGGCAGAAGGAATAAAAGAAATTGATTACAAAGATATCGACATTTTAAAAAGTTTTATTACAGAAAGTGGTAAAATTGTTCCTAGCAGAATTACTGGTACTAAATCCAAGTATCAAAGACAATTATCTAAGGCAATAAAAAAAGCAAGGTTTTTGTCCTTTCTTCCATATACTGATCGTCATCAGTAA
- the orn gene encoding oligoribonuclease — protein sequence MKINKNNLIWIDLEMTGLNPEKNKILEIATVITNCKLKIIEEGPLIPIFQKKKEIKKMKKSIFKIHKKNGLIKRVLNSSFNENQAENLTIKFLKKWVPKNASPICGNTVSQDRRFLFKYMPKLEKYFHYRHIDVSTIKELMFRWKNKIRIKKKNIHSALIDIHESIEELKFYRKNFFKF from the coding sequence ATGAAAATTAATAAAAATAATTTAATTTGGATAGATTTAGAAATGACTGGATTAAATCCAGAAAAAAATAAAATACTTGAAATAGCAACTGTAATAACTAATTGTAAATTAAAAATAATAGAAGAAGGACCATTAATTCCTATTTTTCAAAAAAAAAAAGAAATTAAAAAAATGAAAAAATCAATTTTTAAAATACATAAAAAAAATGGATTAATAAAAAGAGTTTTAAACAGTTCTTTTAATGAAAATCAAGCAGAAAATTTAACTATTAAATTTTTAAAAAAATGGGTGCCTAAAAATGCATCTCCAATATGTGGAAATACTGTTTCACAAGACAGAAGATTTTTATTTAAATACATGCCAAAACTAGAAAAATATTTCCATTATAGACATATTGATGTTAGTACAATTAAAGAACTAATGTTTCGATGGAAAAATAAAATAAGAATCAAAAAAAAGAATATACATTCAGCATTAATCGATATTCACGAATCCATAGAAGAATTAAAATTCTATCGAAAAAATTTTTTTAAATTTTAA
- a CDS encoding adenylosuccinate synthase, producing the protein MGKNIIVLGTQWGDEGKGKIIDLLSNRVNYIVRYQGGHNAGHTLVVNGKKIVLHLIPSGILRKNITGILGNGVVISPYVFLNEVNMLEKKGYFIKNRIKISNSSFLLLKYHELMDIFREEQLKKKSDNDFYIGTTCRGIGPAYEDKIARRGIRISDLNHMDLLISKLHRNLDFYNFLFRKYYKKPIIEFDSVMKEILDTRNELLKMATDISTILIDANKKNKNVIFEGAQGTFLDIDHGTYPYVTSSNSTSGGASTGSGIGPRSFDYILGVTKCYLTRVGSGPFLTEQLNEIDSHFFKFGKELGSSTGRRRRTGWLDLPLLRKSIQVNSISSLCLTKLDVLDGLKNIKICVSYRSLKNNKKFHEVPDHYKDWEDLEPIYEILPGWNDRTKGIKLFSLLPKNAQNYIRIIEELVKIPIDIISTGPDRLDTIFLRSFLNKLI; encoded by the coding sequence ATGGGAAAAAATATCATAGTTTTAGGTACTCAATGGGGAGATGAAGGAAAAGGAAAAATAATTGATTTATTATCAAATAGAGTTAATTATATTGTTCGTTATCAAGGTGGTCATAATGCAGGTCATACTTTGGTTGTGAATGGAAAAAAAATTGTTTTGCATTTGATACCATCTGGTATTTTAAGAAAAAATATAACAGGAATTTTAGGAAATGGTGTAGTAATTTCACCATATGTTTTTTTAAATGAAGTAAATATGTTAGAAAAAAAAGGATATTTTATAAAAAATCGTATAAAAATTTCAAATTCTTCTTTTTTGTTATTGAAATATCATGAGTTAATGGATATCTTTAGAGAAGAGCAATTAAAAAAAAAGAGTGACAATGACTTTTATATTGGAACTACTTGTCGTGGAATAGGACCTGCTTATGAAGATAAAATAGCAAGGAGAGGAATTAGGATTAGTGATTTAAACCATATGGATTTATTAATTTCAAAATTACATAGAAATTTAGATTTCTACAATTTTTTGTTTAGAAAATATTATAAAAAACCCATTATTGAATTTGATTCTGTTATGAAAGAAATTTTAGATACAAGAAATGAATTGTTAAAAATGGCAACAGATATTTCAACAATCTTAATTGATGCTAATAAAAAAAATAAAAACGTAATTTTTGAAGGTGCTCAAGGAACTTTTCTTGATATTGATCATGGGACTTATCCATATGTTACTTCTTCTAATAGTACGTCTGGTGGAGCATCTACTGGATCTGGAATAGGACCTAGATCTTTTGATTATATATTAGGAGTTACTAAATGTTATTTAACTCGAGTTGGATCAGGTCCATTTTTAACTGAACAATTAAATGAAATAGATTCTCATTTTTTTAAATTTGGTAAAGAGTTAGGTTCTAGTACAGGTAGAAGACGTAGAACTGGATGGTTAGATTTACCATTGTTAAGAAAATCTATACAAGTTAATTCTATATCTTCTTTATGTTTAACTAAATTAGATGTGTTAGATGGTTTAAAAAATATAAAAATTTGTGTTTCTTATAGATCTTTAAAAAATAATAAAAAATTTCATGAAGTTCCTGATCATTATAAAGATTGGGAAGATTTAGAACCTATATATGAAATTTTACCAGGTTGGAATGATCGTACAAAAGGAATTAAATTATTTTCTTTATTACCAAAGAATGCTCAAAATTATATTCGTATAATTGAAGAATTAGTAAAAATTCCAATAGATATAATTTCTACTGGACCAGATAGATTAGATACTATTTTTTTAAGATCTTTTTTAAATAAATTAATATAA
- the rnr gene encoding ribonuclease R yields the protein MYLKKFSKKKKLFINKITKFLKKNKKSSLFVESNSDFFRSLNIFVGKIIGNRDGYGFLRIDSLEKDVWVSVNQMKKCIHGDIVLSFIKLDKNKKNRLQAVIFFILKKNNSLIVGRCSIKHNNLLYFIPNDDRYSFKIRIKKYSIEKKIISNRTIISVRLIKRPKNNLEAVGEIVEVFGEKKSTDLSIEISLKTHSIPFLWSKKIFLELKKICKNISKKKYSNRVDLRSIPFVTIDDESSYDFDDAIFCSKLEKNCWKVLVAISDVSHYVLPGTEIDKEAKNRSNSIYFPSKVIPMLPEKLSIDICSLNPKEDRLVLVCEIFLSDLGEIIKFNHFEAVIKSFCRLNYSEVYQFWKKEDSFFSKKKKYKKIIDELNNLQELYFFLKNSKFFKNKIMFTTYDPKFILGENSKLIDICIKNKNCVHKLVEFCMILANTVSAIFVKRNKEPALFREHDIPSLEKMNYLRLVLLNRFNIVIPKGNNSSLLNYKNIIEKISNNSDRILIEMILLRTMKPAVYGIRNIGHFGLSLDSYVHFTSPIRRYSDLLLHRSIKHLLRRNKKNGFSSFLEGSFHYSKEEIKKLGNICSTNEKRSEESVREVIDWMKCDFMKSKINNSYMGKIINVTRYGVLVRLEKFFIDIFLHISSFKKDKYIFDVKKIKLIGKNNKLEYSLGDFVSIKITAVFLESGKIEAILEK from the coding sequence ATATATTTAAAAAAATTTTCAAAAAAAAAGAAATTATTTATTAATAAAATAACTAAATTTTTAAAAAAAAATAAAAAATCAAGTTTATTTGTAGAATCTAATTCTGATTTTTTTAGATCTTTGAATATTTTTGTTGGGAAAATTATAGGTAATCGAGATGGTTATGGGTTTCTTAGAATTGATTCTTTAGAAAAAGACGTTTGGGTTTCTGTAAATCAGATGAAAAAATGTATACATGGAGATATAGTTTTATCTTTTATTAAATTAGACAAAAATAAAAAAAATAGATTACAAGCTGTTATATTTTTTATTTTAAAAAAAAATAATTCTTTAATAGTTGGAAGATGTTCTATTAAACATAATAATTTATTATATTTTATTCCAAATGATGATCGTTATTCTTTTAAAATAAGAATTAAAAAATATTCGATTGAAAAAAAAATTATATCGAATCGTACGATTATTTCTGTTAGATTGATTAAAAGGCCTAAAAATAATTTAGAAGCAGTTGGAGAAATTGTTGAAGTTTTTGGTGAAAAAAAATCCACTGATTTATCGATTGAAATTTCTTTGAAAACTCATTCAATTCCTTTTTTATGGAGTAAAAAGATATTTTTAGAACTGAAAAAAATTTGTAAAAATATATCTAAAAAAAAATATTCAAATAGAGTTGATTTAAGAAGTATTCCATTTGTAACAATAGACGATGAATCATCTTATGATTTCGATGATGCTATATTTTGTAGTAAACTAGAAAAAAATTGTTGGAAGGTGCTAGTTGCAATCTCAGATGTTAGTCATTATGTTTTACCTGGAACTGAAATAGATAAAGAAGCAAAAAATAGAAGTAATTCAATATATTTTCCTTCCAAAGTTATTCCTATGCTACCAGAAAAATTATCAATTGATATTTGTTCTTTAAATCCTAAAGAGGATCGACTTGTATTGGTTTGTGAAATATTTTTGTCTGATTTAGGAGAAATTATAAAATTCAATCATTTTGAAGCAGTAATTAAATCTTTTTGCAGACTAAATTATTCCGAAGTATATCAGTTTTGGAAAAAAGAAGATAGTTTTTTTTCTAAAAAAAAAAAATATAAGAAAATAATAGACGAATTAAATAATTTACAGGAATTATATTTTTTTTTAAAAAATTCTAAATTTTTTAAAAATAAAATAATGTTTACTACATACGATCCTAAATTTATTTTAGGAGAAAATTCTAAATTAATAGATATTTGTATTAAAAATAAAAATTGTGTTCATAAATTAGTTGAATTTTGTATGATATTGGCTAATACAGTTTCTGCAATTTTTGTAAAGAGAAATAAAGAACCGGCTTTATTTAGAGAACATGACATTCCTAGTTTAGAAAAAATGAATTATTTAAGATTGGTGTTATTGAATAGATTTAATATAGTTATTCCTAAAGGAAATAACTCTAGTTTGTTAAATTATAAAAATATTATAGAAAAGATTTCCAATAATTCAGATCGTATTCTTATAGAAATGATTTTACTACGAACTATGAAACCAGCTGTATATGGAATAAGGAATATAGGTCATTTTGGTTTATCTTTAGATTCTTACGTTCATTTTACTTCTCCAATAAGAAGGTATTCTGATTTATTATTACATCGTTCTATTAAACATTTGTTACGAAGAAATAAAAAAAATGGATTTTCTTCTTTTCTAGAAGGTTCGTTTCATTATTCTAAAGAAGAAATAAAAAAATTAGGAAATATTTGTTCTACTAATGAAAAACGTTCAGAAGAATCGGTAAGAGAAGTTATCGATTGGATGAAATGCGACTTTATGAAAAGTAAAATAAATAATTCTTATATGGGTAAAATTATTAATGTTACTAGGTATGGAGTACTTGTTAGATTAGAAAAATTTTTTATAGATATTTTTTTACATATTTCTTCTTTTAAAAAAGACAAATATATTTTTGATGTAAAAAAAATAAAATTAATTGGTAAAAATAATAAATTAGAATATTCTTTAGGCGATTTTGTTTCTATAAAAATAACAGCAGTATTTTTAGAAAGTGGTAAAATAGAAGCAATTTTAGAAAAATGA
- the rplI gene encoding 50S ribosomal protein L9: MKIILLEQIKNLGKKGSVVDVKPGYARNFLFPKEKAILGSRENIKHFEIEKNKFSENLKKEILIAESRIEKLKKIGKIKIFSKSGLNGKLFGSIGVKEIFKSINKLGFFIKKNEIKLINGKIRKLGEYEVIFKPHYKLLSRIKILVE; the protein is encoded by the coding sequence ATGAAAATAATTTTATTAGAACAAATAAAAAATCTTGGAAAAAAAGGAAGTGTTGTTGATGTGAAACCTGGCTATGCTCGAAATTTTTTATTTCCTAAAGAGAAAGCAATTTTAGGTTCTAGAGAAAATATTAAACATTTTGAAATAGAAAAAAATAAGTTTTCAGAAAATTTAAAAAAAGAAATTCTTATTGCTGAATCAAGAATAGAAAAATTAAAAAAAATTGGAAAAATTAAAATATTTTCAAAATCTGGTTTGAATGGAAAATTATTTGGTTCCATAGGAGTAAAAGAAATTTTTAAATCAATTAATAAATTAGGTTTTTTTATAAAAAAGAATGAAATAAAGTTAATAAATGGGAAAATTAGAAAGTTAGGGGAGTATGAAGTAATTTTTAAACCTCATTATAAATTATTGTCTAGAATAAAAATTCTAGTAGAATAG
- the hslV gene encoding ATP-dependent protease subunit HslV: MTTILSLRKNKKVVIGGDGQATLGNTIMKSNVKKIRSLYHNKIIAGFAGGTADAFTLFELFEQKLEMYQGQIKRSAIELAKDWRSDRILRKLEALLAVADNKNSLIITGNGDVIQPEDDLIAIGSGGSYAQAAARALLDNTNLEPVDIVKKSLNIAANICIYTNHNILIKELPSEK, encoded by the coding sequence ATGACAACAATTCTAAGTCTTAGAAAAAATAAAAAAGTAGTTATCGGTGGTGATGGTCAAGCTACTTTGGGCAACACAATTATGAAAAGTAATGTAAAAAAAATAAGATCTCTTTATCATAATAAAATAATTGCAGGTTTTGCTGGTGGAACAGCTGATGCTTTTACTTTATTTGAACTTTTCGAACAAAAACTAGAAATGTACCAAGGTCAAATTAAAAGATCAGCAATAGAACTAGCAAAAGATTGGAGAAGTGATAGAATTCTACGAAAATTAGAAGCACTTCTTGCTGTTGCCGATAATAAAAACTCACTAATCATAACGGGAAATGGAGATGTTATACAACCAGAAGACGATTTAATTGCTATAGGATCTGGAGGATCATACGCACAAGCAGCTGCACGTGCATTATTAGATAACACGAATTTAGAACCAGTTGATATAGTAAAAAAATCACTAAATATTGCTGCAAACATTTGCATATATACAAATCACAATATTCTTATTAAAGAATTACCTTCAGAAAAGTAA